A part of Populus alba chromosome 8, ASM523922v2, whole genome shotgun sequence genomic DNA contains:
- the LOC118057413 gene encoding CRIB domain-containing protein RIC5 isoform X1 — protein MTTKVKGLLRGLRYISQIFDEKEQEMQIGFPTDVKHVAHIGCDGPSATNAPSWVCQKMNEFNSPPELLCVTSNSKEEVKSLPTDPPAEDTIQTEKPRQRSRRSSGSASSLLNSPDRRSSDSSRNSRHQSSSGTGSPLNSPRGTEAPKSYRRRRSSNKSMDSPKGESSGTNRISRRQKNSSLGDESPTHDQPSIPKHSRGRKSKGSAGSGSSKSKEKKSSKEAVPFSDPGSGGCESINGRKNIASQLSSVLEAYEEER, from the exons ATGACAACCAAAGTGAAAGGTCTTTTGAGAGGTCTAAGATACATTTCACAAATATTTG ATGAAAAGGAACAAGAAATGCAAATTGGATTTCCTACAGATGTAAAGCATGTTGCTCACATTGGATGCGATGGTCCATCTGCAACAAACGCGCCAAGCTGGGTATGCCAAAAA ATGAATGAGTTTAACTCTCCTCCAGAACTTTTATGTGTGACTTCAAATTCTAAAGAAGAAGTGAAGAGCCTTCCAACAGATCCACCCGCAGAAG ACACAATTCAAACTGAAAAGCCGAGGCAGAGGTCAAGGCGCTCATCAGGCAGTGCGAGCTCACTTTTAAATTCCCCAGACCGAAGGAGCTCCGACTCATCTAGGAATTCCAGGCACCAATCATCTAGCGGTACGGGTTCACCTTTAAATTCCCCCCGCGGCACTGAGGCGCCAAAGAGTTATAGGCGTCGCCGCTCTTCGAACAAGTCAATGGACTCTCCAAAAGGAGAATCATCAGGGACCAACCGAATCTCAAGACGGCAAAAGAACTCAAGTCTTGGTGATGAATCGCCTACTCATGACCAGCCCTCCATCCCAAAACATTCTCGTGGAAGAAAGTCCAAAGGATCAGCAGGCAGTGggtcatcaaaatcaaaagaaaagaagtctTCAAAAGAAGCGGTTCCTTTCTCAGATCCTGGATCTGGGGGTTGTGAATCTATAAATGGAAGGAAGAACATTGCAAGCCAACTAAGCTCTGTTTTGGAAGCCTATGAAGAAGAGAGATGA
- the LOC118057413 gene encoding CRIB domain-containing protein RIC5 isoform X2, with product MTTKVKGLLRGLRYISQIFDEKEQEMQIGFPTDVKHVAHIGCDGPSATNAPSWMNEFNSPPELLCVTSNSKEEVKSLPTDPPAEDTIQTEKPRQRSRRSSGSASSLLNSPDRRSSDSSRNSRHQSSSGTGSPLNSPRGTEAPKSYRRRRSSNKSMDSPKGESSGTNRISRRQKNSSLGDESPTHDQPSIPKHSRGRKSKGSAGSGSSKSKEKKSSKEAVPFSDPGSGGCESINGRKNIASQLSSVLEAYEEER from the exons ATGACAACCAAAGTGAAAGGTCTTTTGAGAGGTCTAAGATACATTTCACAAATATTTG ATGAAAAGGAACAAGAAATGCAAATTGGATTTCCTACAGATGTAAAGCATGTTGCTCACATTGGATGCGATGGTCCATCTGCAACAAACGCGCCAAGCTGG ATGAATGAGTTTAACTCTCCTCCAGAACTTTTATGTGTGACTTCAAATTCTAAAGAAGAAGTGAAGAGCCTTCCAACAGATCCACCCGCAGAAG ACACAATTCAAACTGAAAAGCCGAGGCAGAGGTCAAGGCGCTCATCAGGCAGTGCGAGCTCACTTTTAAATTCCCCAGACCGAAGGAGCTCCGACTCATCTAGGAATTCCAGGCACCAATCATCTAGCGGTACGGGTTCACCTTTAAATTCCCCCCGCGGCACTGAGGCGCCAAAGAGTTATAGGCGTCGCCGCTCTTCGAACAAGTCAATGGACTCTCCAAAAGGAGAATCATCAGGGACCAACCGAATCTCAAGACGGCAAAAGAACTCAAGTCTTGGTGATGAATCGCCTACTCATGACCAGCCCTCCATCCCAAAACATTCTCGTGGAAGAAAGTCCAAAGGATCAGCAGGCAGTGggtcatcaaaatcaaaagaaaagaagtctTCAAAAGAAGCGGTTCCTTTCTCAGATCCTGGATCTGGGGGTTGTGAATCTATAAATGGAAGGAAGAACATTGCAAGCCAACTAAGCTCTGTTTTGGAAGCCTATGAAGAAGAGAGATGA